The stretch of DNA CATGGGCGCGTTGATCGCGGGCGCCAAATATCGCGGCGAGTTCGAGGAACGCCTCAAATCCGTGCTGGACGAGGTGCGTCAGGCCGAGGGCGAGATCATCCTCTTCATCGACGAGATGCACACGCTGATCGGCGCGGGCAAAAGCGAAGGCGCGATGGATGCCGGCAATCTGCTGAAACCCGCTCTGGCGCGCGGCGAGCTGCACTGCATCGGCGCGACCACGCTGGATGAATACCAGAAGTATGTCGAGAAGGACCCGGCCCTGCAGCGCCGGTTCCAACCCGTCTTCGTGGGCGAACCGACCGTGGAGGACACGATCAGCATCCTGCGCGGCTTGAAGGAGAAGTACGAGCTTCACCATGGCGTGCGCATCGCGGACAATGCCATCGTGGCCGCCGCGACCCTCTCCAACCGCTACATCGCGGACCGCTTCCTGCCGGACAAGGCCATCGACCTGATGGACGAGGCCGCCAGCCGCATCCGCATGGAGGTGGAGAGCAAGCCCGAGGAGATCGAGACTCTCGACCGCCGGATCATCCAGCTCAAGATCGAGGAGATGGCGCTGGCCAAGGAGAGCGACACCGCCTCCCGCGACCGGCTCACCACCCTGCGCGAGGAGCTGGCCAATCTGGAGCAGCGCAGCGTGGAACTCACCACCCGCTGGCAGAATGAGCGCGACAAGATCGCCGCCGAGGGCAAGATCAAGGAAGCGCTCGACGCCGCGCGCCTCGAACTGGAGCAGGCCCAGCGTCAGGGCGACCTCGCCAAGGCGGGGCAGCTGACCTATGGCCGCATCCCCGAGCTGGAAAAGCAGCTGGCCGAGGCCCAGGCCACCAGCAGCAACGCCATGCTGCGCGAGGAGGTGACCGCCGACGACATCGCCGCCGTGGTCAGCCGCTGGACCGGCGTGCCCGTCGACCGCATGCTGGAAGGCGAGCGCGAGAAGCTGCTCAAGATGGAAGAGGTGATCGGCGCCCGCGTCATCGGCCAGAAGGATGCGGTCACCGCCGTGTCGAAAGCCGTGCGCCGTGCCCGCGCAGGCCTGCAGGACCCCAACCGGCCTCTGGGCAGCTTCCTCTTCCTCGGCCCCACGGGCGTCGGCAAGACCGAGCTGACCAAGGCGCTGGCCGGCTTCCTCTTCGACGATGACAACGCCATGGTCCGCATCGACATGAGCGAGTTCATGGAAAAGCACGCGGTCTCCCGCCTGATCGGCGCCCCTCCGGGCTATGTCGGTTACGACGAGGGCGGCGTGCTGACCGAGGCCGTGCGCCGCCGCCCCTATCAGGTGGTGCTGTTCGACGAGGTGGAAAAGGCACACAGCGATGTCTTCAACGTGCTGCTGCAGGTGCTCGACGATGGGCGCCTCACCGACGGGCAAGGCCGTGTGGTGGACTTCACCAACACGCTGATCATCCTGACCAGCAACCTTGGCAGC from Novosphingobium sp. encodes:
- the clpB gene encoding ATP-dependent chaperone ClpB; translation: MNLEKFTDRAKGFLQASQTLAIRLSHQRITPEHILKALLEDDEGMAAGLIQRAGGTTALVTAEVDKALAKIPAVSGGGAQQPPGLDNDAVRVLDSAEQLSAKAGDSFVAVQRILQALAMSGGAAGQALKLANVTPATLEKAIQDLTGGRSADSAGAENAYEAMKKFARDLTQAARDGKLDPVIGRDEEIRRTIQILARRTKNNPALIGEPGVGKTAIAEGLALRIANGDVPDSLKDRRLMSLDMGALIAGAKYRGEFEERLKSVLDEVRQAEGEIILFIDEMHTLIGAGKSEGAMDAGNLLKPALARGELHCIGATTLDEYQKYVEKDPALQRRFQPVFVGEPTVEDTISILRGLKEKYELHHGVRIADNAIVAAATLSNRYIADRFLPDKAIDLMDEAASRIRMEVESKPEEIETLDRRIIQLKIEEMALAKESDTASRDRLTTLREELANLEQRSVELTTRWQNERDKIAAEGKIKEALDAARLELEQAQRQGDLAKAGQLTYGRIPELEKQLAEAQATSSNAMLREEVTADDIAAVVSRWTGVPVDRMLEGEREKLLKMEEVIGARVIGQKDAVTAVSKAVRRARAGLQDPNRPLGSFLFLGPTGVGKTELTKALAGFLFDDDNAMVRIDMSEFMEKHAVSRLIGAPPGYVGYDEGGVLTEAVRRRPYQVVLFDEVEKAHSDVFNVLLQVLDDGRLTDGQGRVVDFTNTLIILTSNLGSQYLANLDDDQDVSSVEPQVMDVVRGHFRPEFLNRLDEIILFHRLGQDHMAPIVEIQVARVQKLLKDRKITLDLTIGAKRWLGRVGYDPVYGARPLKRAVQRYLQDPLAEKLLAGEVPDGSTVRIDDGDGALVMEVE